One Candidatus Binatia bacterium DNA window includes the following coding sequences:
- a CDS encoding ABC transporter ATP-binding protein, with translation MIELRRLCKHYGRRHALVDIDLRLDQHQIVGIVGPDGAGKTTLIRVLAGLLEITATTARVLDHDLHGDVTALKAQIGYVPQTFSLHRDLSVMENLRFSARLHRLPPADFRQRASDLLERTGLAPFADRASAALSGGMKQKLAIANALLLRPQLLLLDEPTAGVDVLARAHIWTMLEGERSNALILISTSYLDEAAACDRLIYLDAGRIVANGTPAELRAAAGLDLYRAWGDDPRRIARVARQLPYVAGARATGGFARIEVRRDRTPGAPHVLRDLQTLPDAGVRFAECTPTDMEATLLALARGTAA, from the coding sequence TTGATCGAGCTGCGCCGCCTGTGCAAGCACTACGGCCGGCGTCACGCCCTGGTGGACATCGACCTCAGGCTCGACCAGCACCAGATCGTCGGCATCGTCGGCCCGGACGGCGCCGGCAAGACCACCTTGATCCGCGTCCTCGCCGGCTTGCTCGAGATCACGGCAACAACCGCCAGGGTGCTGGATCACGACCTGCACGGCGACGTCACCGCATTGAAAGCTCAGATTGGGTACGTGCCGCAAACCTTCAGTCTACACCGCGATCTGTCGGTGATGGAAAACCTCCGCTTCAGCGCGCGGCTGCACCGCCTGCCCCCGGCCGATTTTCGGCAACGCGCCAGCGATCTGCTCGAACGCACCGGCCTCGCCCCGTTTGCCGACCGCGCCTCGGCGGCGCTCTCGGGCGGCATGAAGCAGAAGCTCGCCATCGCCAACGCGCTGCTGCTCAGACCGCAACTGCTGTTGCTCGACGAGCCCACCGCGGGCGTCGACGTGCTGGCGCGCGCCCACATCTGGACGATGCTCGAAGGCGAGCGCAGCAACGCGCTCATCCTGATCAGCACCAGCTACCTGGACGAAGCGGCCGCCTGCGACCGGCTGATCTACCTCGACGCCGGCCGCATCGTCGCCAACGGCACACCGGCCGAGCTCCGCGCCGCCGCCGGCCTCGATCTGTACCGCGCCTGGGGTGACGACCCGCGCCGGATCGCGCGCGTGGCGCGACAGCTGCCATACGTCGCCGGCGCCCGCGCCACCGGCGGCTTCGCCCGCATCGAAGTCCGCCGTGACCGGACGCCCGGTGCGCCGCACGTCCTCCGTGATCTGCAAACGTTGCCAGACGCCGGCGTCCGCTTCGCAGAGTGCACCCCGACCGACATGGAGGCGACGTTGCTCGCCCTGGCGCGAGGGACCGCGGCATGA
- a CDS encoding ABC transporter ATP-binding protein, protein MNAPNRPAPIIRAHGLTKHFGAFTAVDNLTIEVMPGSIFAFLGANGSGKSTTIRMLIGLLQPTGGSIEVDGIDVIRQPRRVRDHIGYMGQKVSLYRGLSLRENVEFYAGLYGLSNAQLERSWGALRDRFSLRDVEHEKSEELPAGIRQRAGLGLSILHQPRVLFLDEPTAGVDVHNRGLFWELIQEEAEAGVTVFVTTHFLEEVEYCDWVSFIDAGRMLANAEPEALRRQYSDGYRIELRLPAERCAAAAAAIEPIARHVERTATGLRVSIPTLEPRVLTTLDEIARAFASGSDAHMHIEQVPMTDIFRKVLAAAGQRA, encoded by the coding sequence ATGAACGCACCGAACAGGCCTGCGCCCATCATCCGCGCCCATGGTCTGACCAAGCACTTTGGCGCCTTCACCGCCGTCGACAATCTCACTATTGAAGTGATGCCCGGCTCCATCTTCGCGTTCCTCGGCGCCAACGGCTCGGGAAAGAGCACGACCATCCGCATGCTGATCGGCCTGCTGCAGCCGACCGGGGGGAGCATCGAAGTGGATGGCATCGATGTCATCCGCCAGCCGCGCCGCGTGCGCGATCACATCGGCTACATGGGTCAGAAGGTGAGCCTCTACCGCGGACTATCGCTGCGGGAAAACGTCGAGTTCTACGCCGGCTTGTACGGCCTCTCGAATGCACAACTGGAACGCAGCTGGGGCGCATTGCGCGACCGTTTCTCGCTCCGCGATGTCGAGCATGAGAAGTCCGAGGAATTGCCGGCCGGGATCCGCCAGCGCGCCGGGCTCGGGCTCAGTATTCTGCATCAGCCGCGCGTGCTCTTCCTCGACGAGCCGACGGCCGGCGTCGACGTGCACAACCGCGGTTTGTTCTGGGAGCTGATTCAAGAAGAGGCCGAAGCCGGCGTGACCGTCTTCGTCACCACACACTTTCTCGAGGAGGTCGAATACTGCGACTGGGTGTCCTTCATCGACGCCGGCCGCATGCTGGCCAACGCCGAACCCGAGGCCCTGCGGCGGCAGTACAGCGATGGCTACCGCATCGAACTTCGTCTGCCCGCCGAGCGCTGCGCAGCGGCCGCGGCGGCGATTGAGCCGATTGCGCGCCATGTCGAGCGCACCGCGACCGGCCTGCGCGTCAGCATCCCGACGTTGGAGCCGCGGGTCCTCACCACCCTCGACGAGATCGCCCGCGCCTTCGCCAGCGGCAGCGACGCCCACATGCACATCGAACAGGTACCGATGACGGACATCTTCCGGAAGGTGCTGGCGGCGGCCGGACAGCGGGCATGA
- a CDS encoding ABC transporter permease yields the protein MNTRRLRTLIRRELLATFRDPFTVGVLIAVPLAALLAFSSMLSTEVKGLVLGVHDASGSSASRRLVADLAANGTFVPRPYATREALQRALVSGAIGVGLVIPPDFDRDLYRGVSSAGTPQVQVLYDGAEAVLAGNAEGFLRSMIAATAADLAAAEGLSAAAHHAATGPRSGGVEVVTRAMFNARLDGRPFMVAGTFGFVLSFLTVLLTAVSIVNEKLMGTFEQLQVTPATAVEILLGKILPYGAVFALDVVLMVLVAGFVLHVWPVGSLLFFILISSFYVLVSLALGLIISGTSTTAAEAVQKTVLLSVPLVQLSGFAFPIRNMPRIVQWVAEVFPATHYIRISRAIYLRGEGFIALLPEIGLLVLFGVILMAYALRTIEARA from the coding sequence ATGAACACGCGGCGGCTGCGCACCCTCATACGTCGCGAGTTGCTCGCCACGTTCCGCGACCCGTTCACCGTCGGCGTGCTCATCGCCGTGCCGCTGGCAGCGCTGCTCGCCTTCAGCTCCATGCTGTCGACCGAGGTGAAGGGTCTCGTGCTCGGCGTCCATGATGCCAGCGGCAGCAGTGCCAGTCGGCGACTGGTCGCCGATCTGGCCGCCAACGGCACCTTCGTCCCCCGCCCTTACGCCACCCGCGAGGCGTTGCAGCGCGCGCTGGTGTCAGGAGCCATCGGCGTCGGGCTCGTGATTCCGCCGGATTTCGATCGCGATCTATACCGAGGAGTATCCAGCGCCGGCACACCGCAGGTTCAGGTGCTGTACGACGGCGCCGAAGCCGTGCTGGCGGGGAATGCCGAGGGGTTTCTCCGCAGCATGATCGCTGCCACCGCCGCCGACCTTGCCGCGGCAGAAGGCCTGTCCGCAGCCGCGCATCATGCAGCGACCGGGCCGCGCTCGGGCGGGGTCGAGGTGGTAACGCGGGCGATGTTCAACGCGCGACTCGACGGCCGGCCGTTCATGGTCGCCGGGACGTTCGGTTTCGTCCTGTCGTTTCTCACCGTGCTGCTCACTGCCGTATCGATCGTCAACGAGAAGCTCATGGGTACCTTCGAGCAGCTCCAGGTGACGCCCGCGACCGCGGTCGAGATTCTGCTCGGCAAGATCCTTCCCTACGGTGCCGTGTTCGCACTCGACGTCGTCTTGATGGTCTTGGTCGCAGGCTTCGTACTGCACGTGTGGCCGGTGGGCAGCCTGCTGTTCTTCATCCTCATCTCGTCCTTTTATGTGTTGGTATCTCTGGCCCTGGGGCTGATCATCTCGGGCACCTCCACCACGGCCGCTGAAGCCGTGCAGAAGACCGTGCTGTTGAGCGTTCCGCTGGTGCAGCTCAGCGGCTTTGCCTTTCCGATCCGCAACATGCCGCGGATCGTGCAGTGGGTTGCCGAGGTCTTTCCGGCCACCCACTATATTCGCATCAGCCGCGCCATTTATCTGCGCGGCGAGGGCTTCATTGCGCTGCTGCCGGAGATTGGCCTGCTGGTTCTGTTCGGGGTCATTTTGATGGCCTATGCGCTGCGCACCATCGAGGCGCGCGCATGA
- a CDS encoding ABC transporter permease: MSRARHHFWSNVLALAYKEAAVMRHDRAFLAVAFMQPLVMLFLFGLALSNKPANVPWVVLDESQSTLSRRFIEEVRSTGYFLPPQRVESYDAGRGLLMTGRAVAFLVIRQSFRSDSERGTPRVQLLLDGTDPLSAARVGGYIGQVGAAFDVANVPAPRHLPDTRVRNSGLIDVRQRFWFNPTLRDQNFFLATLAGMLLTNLCLSAMSLGLVAERESGTYEQMLALPTTPIEIVLGKLLPYVGVSYAVLLFATVAAGVVFGVWPRGSWLTLFIVTLPFVLASLGVGVFVSTLAHTSSQAVFISVFFILPSFVLSGVMVPYQLMPSGVREIGGIFPLRWYQIALRRIVERGAGLTDVVVPTLALVTIFAVILAGIRWRMKPRLG, translated from the coding sequence ATGAGCCGGGCGCGGCATCACTTCTGGTCCAACGTGCTGGCGCTGGCCTACAAGGAGGCGGCGGTCATGCGCCACGACCGCGCCTTCCTGGCAGTGGCGTTCATGCAGCCGCTCGTGATGCTTTTCCTCTTCGGCTTGGCGCTGTCGAACAAGCCGGCCAATGTGCCCTGGGTGGTACTCGACGAAAGTCAGAGCACGCTCTCTCGACGCTTCATCGAGGAGGTCCGGTCCACCGGCTACTTCCTACCGCCGCAGCGTGTAGAGAGCTACGACGCGGGGCGGGGCCTGCTGATGACCGGGAGGGCCGTTGCCTTCCTCGTCATCCGTCAGAGTTTCCGGAGCGACAGCGAGCGCGGCACGCCGCGGGTCCAACTCCTCCTCGACGGCACCGACCCACTCTCCGCGGCCCGCGTCGGCGGGTACATCGGGCAAGTGGGCGCCGCCTTCGACGTCGCCAACGTGCCGGCACCGAGGCATTTGCCGGACACCAGGGTGCGCAACTCCGGTCTGATCGATGTCCGCCAACGATTCTGGTTCAACCCCACTCTGCGCGACCAGAACTTCTTCCTCGCCACGCTAGCCGGCATGCTGCTCACCAACTTGTGCTTGTCGGCAATGAGCTTGGGACTGGTCGCGGAGCGTGAAAGCGGCACCTACGAGCAGATGCTGGCGTTGCCGACGACGCCGATCGAGATCGTGTTGGGCAAGCTCCTCCCGTACGTCGGTGTCAGCTACGCCGTCTTACTGTTCGCGACGGTGGCCGCGGGGGTGGTCTTTGGCGTCTGGCCCCGGGGCAGTTGGCTGACGCTGTTCATCGTCACCCTACCCTTTGTGCTGGCCTCGTTGGGCGTTGGCGTGTTCGTGTCGACACTGGCACATACTTCCAGCCAAGCGGTCTTCATTTCGGTGTTCTTCATCCTGCCGTCGTTCGTGCTCTCGGGTGTGATGGTTCCCTATCAGCTCATGCCGAGCGGGGTCCGAGAAATCGGCGGGATTTTCCCGTTGCGGTGGTATCAGATCGCGCTGCGCCGCATTGTCGAACGCGGCGCGGGCCTCACCGACGTTGTCGTTCCCACCCTCGCGCTGGTTACGATATTCGCCGTCATTCTCGCTGGAATCCGCTGGCGCATGAAGCCGCGCCTGGGCTGA